The following are from one region of the Phormidium sp. PBR-2020 genome:
- a CDS encoding response regulator transcription factor: MRILLVDDEIELTHSLSRALEREGYQVDVAFTGGDGLHLAAQHQYDLLVLDWMLPESSGLDVCRERRSHGDTTPVLFLTAKDTLDDRVLGLDAGADDYLVKPFELRELLARVRALLRRSPHFDASLDNPLDSSSHNPSPPPTQRLQVADLELDLDNQLAYRHGRTIDLSTKELRLLAYFMSHPGQLLSHQQIHEHLWDGDSPPSSNVLAASIRLLRRKLSISGETPLIHTVYGKGYRFGDSPS, encoded by the coding sequence ATGCGTATCCTTCTGGTTGATGATGAAATTGAACTGACTCACTCCCTCTCCCGAGCCTTAGAACGGGAAGGCTACCAGGTGGATGTGGCCTTTACAGGAGGGGACGGACTTCACCTGGCGGCTCAACATCAGTATGATTTGTTGGTGTTGGATTGGATGCTCCCGGAATCGTCGGGGTTAGATGTCTGTCGGGAACGGCGATCGCACGGTGATACTACCCCAGTACTCTTCCTAACGGCCAAAGATACCCTCGATGACCGGGTTTTAGGCCTGGATGCGGGGGCCGATGACTATCTCGTCAAACCCTTTGAACTGCGGGAACTCCTGGCTCGGGTGCGGGCCCTGCTGCGGCGATCGCCCCATTTTGACGCCAGCCTCGATAATCCTCTCGACAGTTCCTCCCACAATCCCTCACCCCCTCCAACACAGCGATTACAGGTGGCGGATCTAGAATTAGATCTCGACAATCAACTGGCCTATCGCCACGGACGTACGATTGATTTGTCGACGAAAGAACTGCGACTGCTGGCCTATTTCATGAGCCATCCCGGACAACTCCTCAGCCACCAACAAATCCACGAACATCTCTGGGATGGCGATAGTCCCCCCAGTAGCAATGTCCTGGCGGCCTCGATTCGTCTGCTACGCCGTAAACTCTCCATTTCCGGCGAAACTCCCCTCATCCATACGGTGTACGGGAAAGGCTATCGCTTTGGAGATAGTCCGTCGTGA
- a CDS encoding class I SAM-dependent methyltransferase yields the protein MFSIPVTPIPLSDRLALLSARYNRDYRGDSFELPAEVESLDIFPDWTAGKLQQRIASPFWDLAKPKKNQRCLDLGCGVSFLIYPWLTWEALFYGRDISTVACEALKSRAPQLNSKLFKGVTVGGAHFLEDYESNFFDLVIATGFSCYFPLDYWQRVINAVQTVLKPGGQFVFDVINPDAPLAEDWAILETYLGTEVFLESLSEWERLLKGNARKLSSRPGELFMLYKLSF from the coding sequence ATTTTCTCAATCCCTGTGACCCCAATTCCCCTAAGCGATCGCCTGGCCCTACTCTCTGCCCGATACAATCGAGACTATCGCGGTGACTCCTTTGAACTCCCCGCCGAAGTTGAATCGTTGGATATTTTCCCAGATTGGACCGCCGGGAAACTCCAGCAGCGCATCGCCTCCCCCTTTTGGGACTTAGCCAAACCCAAGAAAAATCAACGTTGTCTCGATCTTGGCTGCGGAGTCAGTTTCCTGATTTATCCCTGGCTTACCTGGGAAGCTCTCTTCTATGGGCGCGATATTAGCACCGTAGCCTGTGAGGCCCTCAAATCCCGCGCCCCACAACTGAACTCCAAACTCTTTAAAGGAGTTACCGTTGGCGGCGCTCATTTCCTAGAGGACTATGAGTCAAACTTCTTTGACCTAGTCATCGCCACCGGGTTCAGTTGTTACTTCCCTCTCGACTATTGGCAGCGGGTCATCAACGCAGTGCAAACAGTCCTCAAACCCGGCGGCCAGTTTGTCTTTGATGTCATTAATCCAGACGCTCCCCTGGCCGAAGATTGGGCGATCTTAGAAACCTATCTCGGGACAGAGGTATTTCTCGAATCTCTCAGTGAGTGGGAACGCCTCCTCAAGGGCAACGCTCGGAAACTCAGCAGCCGTCCCGGGGAACTGTTTATGCTCTACAAACTCTCCTTTTAG
- a CDS encoding MFS transporter yields MHDESIQPQPQSHHKPLSFKTKLAYGAGDAGAGITATLLAFSFLIFLTNVANLRPALAGTVLLIGKIWDAVNDPIIGYLSDRTRSRWGRRHSWMLMASIPFGVFFFLYWIVPTFSEDPGINQWGRFIYYTVISIIFNAVSSAVTLPYTALTPELSKDYDERTSLTSYRFMFSIGGSILALALGQFFAMQFPDDSVAQYLSLGATCAILSVLPIYWCVWGTTDPTAFNPRQRTVTPGSEDDVTPSGSIWLQFKEVLQSRPFWFVIGIYLCSWLSFQLTAAIIPYYAVSYMGMDSYFSVALVVQGTAMLALGLWSWVSYRYGRKRTYFAGMSGWIIAQILLFFLPSDRVDWLYILCAMAGLGVSTAYLIPWSMLTDVTDLDELNTGEQRQGTFYALMVFLQKTGLALGIWLAGIILELSGFVEPPPGEPIPPQPESALFAIRVVVGPLPAVFLIIGLFLMYYYPVTRELQETVILRLRERREAKDTAKTPNPEIEG; encoded by the coding sequence ATGCACGATGAGTCTATCCAGCCGCAACCCCAGTCCCATCACAAGCCGTTAAGTTTTAAAACCAAACTGGCCTACGGTGCAGGAGATGCGGGAGCCGGGATTACAGCAACCTTGCTGGCCTTCTCCTTCCTGATTTTCCTCACCAATGTGGCGAACCTGCGCCCCGCCTTAGCGGGAACCGTCTTGCTCATTGGCAAAATTTGGGATGCGGTGAATGATCCGATTATCGGCTATCTGAGCGATCGCACCCGCTCCCGTTGGGGACGACGACATTCCTGGATGTTGATGGCCTCGATTCCCTTTGGGGTCTTTTTCTTCCTCTATTGGATCGTTCCCACCTTTAGCGAAGACCCAGGAATCAACCAATGGGGTCGCTTCATCTATTACACCGTCATCAGTATTATCTTTAACGCCGTCTCCTCGGCGGTGACGCTGCCCTATACGGCCCTAACCCCGGAACTGAGTAAAGACTATGACGAGCGCACGAGTCTCACCAGTTACCGCTTCATGTTTTCCATTGGTGGCAGTATTCTGGCGTTGGCCCTGGGGCAATTTTTTGCTATGCAGTTTCCCGATGACAGTGTCGCTCAGTATTTGAGTTTGGGGGCTACCTGCGCGATTCTCTCAGTCTTGCCGATTTACTGGTGCGTCTGGGGAACCACCGACCCCACCGCCTTTAACCCTCGTCAGAGGACGGTTACTCCCGGTTCAGAGGATGATGTGACTCCCTCGGGGTCGATTTGGCTGCAATTTAAGGAGGTGCTTCAGAGTCGCCCGTTTTGGTTCGTTATCGGGATTTACCTCTGTTCCTGGCTCTCCTTTCAACTGACGGCGGCGATTATTCCCTACTATGCCGTCAGCTATATGGGGATGGACTCCTACTTTAGTGTTGCCCTGGTGGTGCAAGGAACTGCCATGTTGGCGTTGGGCCTGTGGAGTTGGGTGAGTTACCGCTATGGCCGTAAACGCACCTATTTTGCCGGGATGAGTGGCTGGATTATTGCCCAGATCCTCTTGTTCTTCTTACCGAGCGATCGCGTGGACTGGCTCTATATTCTCTGTGCTATGGCAGGACTGGGGGTCTCGACTGCCTATCTGATTCCCTGGTCGATGTTAACGGATGTCACAGACCTCGATGAACTCAACACCGGCGAACAACGCCAGGGGACGTTTTACGCCCTGATGGTGTTTCTGCAAAAAACAGGATTGGCGTTAGGGATTTGGTTGGCGGGGATTATCCTGGAACTGTCGGGTTTTGTGGAACCTCCTCCTGGGGAGCCTATCCCTCCTCAACCGGAGTCCGCGTTGTTTGCCATTCGCGTGGTGGTAGGTCCCCTACCGGCGGTATTCTTAATCATTGGTTTGTTTCTGATGTACTACTATCCCGTGACTCGGGAACTGCAAGAAACCGTTATCTTGCGACTGCGAGAACGGCGGGAGGCAAAAGACACAGCAAAAACCCCCAATCCGGAGATTGAGGGCTGA
- the arsS gene encoding arsenosugar biosynthesis radical SAM protein ArsS (Some members of this family are selenoproteins.): MVQAPTRFQTITPFEKQLNQPLTKQPISVLQINLGKRCNLACSHCHVEAGPKRTEEIEPEVWQDLVTLIEQFPQLKTVDLTGGAPEMHAGFKPLVDAARRTHKEVIVRSNLTIYFVPGYEDLPEYFANHRLRVVASLPCYLADNVDKMRGNGVFDESIRALQWLNELGYGHDPELILDLVYNPPMPWSEDEFRLPPAQAGLEAAYKTHLGEQFGVTFNHLLTITNLPIGRTKQFLQRRHLQQAYTKFLEENFNRATVDGVMCRNQLSVDYLGNIYDCDFNQMEGVAAESSTGEPLTVRHLLQAGSLDVIEQIQTRDYCYGCTAGCGSSCGGALTED, translated from the coding sequence ATGGTACAAGCGCCGACTCGCTTCCAAACAATTACCCCCTTTGAGAAGCAACTCAACCAACCCTTAACGAAACAGCCCATTTCCGTCTTACAAATCAATCTTGGCAAACGCTGTAACCTGGCTTGTAGCCATTGTCACGTGGAAGCCGGCCCCAAACGCACCGAAGAAATCGAACCAGAGGTTTGGCAAGATTTAGTGACCCTCATCGAGCAGTTTCCTCAACTCAAAACCGTGGATTTAACCGGAGGCGCGCCGGAGATGCACGCCGGATTTAAGCCCCTCGTTGATGCCGCTCGACGAACCCATAAAGAGGTAATTGTTCGCTCAAACTTGACCATTTATTTCGTTCCCGGCTACGAGGACCTCCCCGAGTATTTCGCCAACCATCGGCTGCGGGTTGTGGCCTCTCTCCCCTGTTATCTAGCGGACAACGTGGACAAGATGCGAGGGAATGGCGTATTTGACGAGTCCATTCGCGCCCTACAATGGCTTAATGAACTCGGCTATGGTCACGACCCCGAGTTAATCCTAGATTTAGTCTATAACCCCCCCATGCCCTGGTCTGAGGATGAGTTTCGGCTTCCCCCGGCCCAAGCGGGGTTAGAGGCGGCCTATAAAACCCATCTTGGGGAGCAGTTTGGCGTTACCTTTAACCATCTTCTGACCATCACCAACTTACCCATTGGGCGCACCAAACAGTTTTTACAACGCCGTCATCTCCAGCAGGCCTATACGAAGTTTTTAGAAGAGAACTTTAATCGGGCCACGGTTGATGGGGTGATGTGTCGCAATCAGCTTTCTGTGGATTATCTGGGCAATATCTATGACTGTGATTTCAACCAAATGGAGGGGGTTGCGGCCGAGTCAAGCACAGGAGAACCTCTGACGGTTCGTCATCTGTTGCAGGCGGGGAGTTTAGATGTCATTGAACAGATTCAAACTCGGGACTATTGTTATGGCTGTACAGCCGGCTGTGGGTCGAGTTGTGGTGGTGCGTTAACCGAGGATTGA
- the petE gene encoding plastocyanin yields MSKRLVQAFFAVVLVISSFALSVAPAAAADVTIKMGADNGMLAFQPQTVEVSPGDTVHWVINKLPPHNVVFDEANSADAGLAKELSYSKLLYSAGDSYDVTIPSDATPGTYNYFCTPHRGAGMVGKLVIN; encoded by the coding sequence ATGTCCAAACGTTTAGTTCAAGCTTTCTTCGCCGTAGTGCTAGTGATCAGTAGCTTTGCACTGTCTGTTGCTCCCGCCGCCGCCGCAGATGTCACCATCAAAATGGGTGCCGACAACGGGATGTTGGCCTTCCAGCCTCAAACCGTGGAAGTCAGCCCTGGGGATACGGTGCATTGGGTCATCAACAAACTCCCCCCCCATAACGTGGTGTTTGACGAAGCCAACTCCGCCGATGCTGGCCTTGCCAAAGAACTGTCCTACAGCAAGTTGCTCTACAGTGCCGGCGATAGCTACGATGTGACCATCCCCAGTGATGCCACCCCCGGAACCTACAACTACTTCTGCACCCCTCACCGTGGTGCGGGTATGGTGGGCAAACTGGTCATCAATTAA
- a CDS encoding methyltransferase domain-containing protein, protein MSQTQNTSQPQPQAPTYDIEQVVLERYQEGAEQVQPSLCCATDYDPSYLKIIPQEILDKDYGCGDPSRHVNAGETVLDLGSGAGKICYILSQKVGPEGSVIGVDFNDKMLALARKYQDEISQEIGYQNLKFVKGKIQDLALDLQQVQQWLSEHPIQDLEGLFQFEQQCDRIRREQPLIADNSIDVVVSNCVLNLVHPRNKQQLFQELFRVLKPGGRAVISDIVSDQYPTAAILNDPELWSGCIAGAFQEDEFPKRFEQVGFQDIEILSRQAEPWQVVEGIEFRSLTLRAYKGRRQPSPEKTSAVSSQRSCCG, encoded by the coding sequence ATGAGCCAAACCCAAAACACCTCTCAACCCCAACCCCAAGCACCCACCTACGATATCGAACAGGTAGTGCTGGAGCGATACCAGGAGGGTGCGGAGCAAGTGCAGCCGAGTTTATGTTGTGCGACAGACTATGACCCCTCCTATCTCAAAATTATTCCCCAAGAGATTTTAGACAAAGACTATGGTTGTGGAGACCCCTCTCGCCATGTCAACGCTGGGGAAACAGTCTTAGATTTAGGCTCTGGAGCGGGCAAGATTTGTTATATCCTCTCCCAAAAAGTCGGACCGGAGGGTTCGGTGATTGGGGTGGATTTCAATGATAAGATGTTGGCTCTCGCTCGCAAGTATCAAGACGAAATATCTCAGGAAATTGGCTACCAAAACCTGAAATTTGTCAAGGGTAAAATCCAAGATTTGGCCCTTGACTTACAACAAGTTCAACAGTGGTTGAGTGAACATCCTATTCAGGATTTAGAGGGATTATTTCAGTTCGAGCAGCAGTGCGATCGCATCCGTCGAGAACAGCCTCTCATTGCCGACAACAGCATTGATGTCGTCGTCTCCAACTGTGTCTTAAACCTCGTCCATCCTCGGAACAAACAACAGCTTTTCCAAGAACTGTTCCGAGTGCTAAAACCCGGTGGACGTGCGGTTATTTCCGATATTGTCAGTGACCAATATCCTACAGCGGCTATTCTCAATGACCCGGAACTCTGGAGTGGCTGCATTGCCGGCGCCTTCCAAGAAGACGAGTTCCCGAAACGTTTTGAACAGGTAGGATTTCAGGACATTGAAATTCTCAGTCGCCAAGCCGAACCCTGGCAAGTCGTCGAAGGAATTGAGTTTCGTTCCCTGACCCTTCGCGCCTACAAAGGCCGCCGTCAGCCTTCCCCAGAGAAGACCTCCGCTGTCAGTTCTCAACGCTCCTGTTGTGGCTAA
- a CDS encoding response regulator → MPANSFNSPTILAVDDSPVMQKTIQRILENHYRVILADNALDALSTIYHESINVVLLDVSMPDIDGLEMCRTVRSLPQFQDLPIIMLTARDKAFDKVKGHLAGATEYLTKPFDGEQLLAIVGQYTHQDQPQASSSSNA, encoded by the coding sequence ATGCCTGCTAACTCCTTCAACTCACCCACCATTCTCGCGGTCGATGACAGTCCGGTCATGCAAAAGACCATCCAACGGATTTTAGAAAATCATTACCGCGTCATTCTTGCTGATAATGCCCTTGATGCCCTCAGCACCATCTATCACGAATCCATTAACGTGGTTTTGCTGGATGTATCCATGCCGGACATTGATGGTTTAGAAATGTGTCGAACGGTTCGCAGCCTCCCCCAGTTTCAGGACCTGCCGATTATTATGCTCACAGCCCGAGATAAAGCCTTTGACAAAGTTAAAGGTCATCTCGCCGGGGCCACAGAATACCTAACCAAACCCTTTGACGGGGAACAACTCCTGGCGATCGTCGGCCAATATACCCATCAGGATCAGCCACAAGCCTCCTCCTCCTCAAACGCTTAA
- a CDS encoding DUF2358 domain-containing protein: MTLLDILRQDYQSFPEAQTYEIYAEDVYFKDPLNEFRGCDRYRQNINFIATWFKAVHLELHDIRQEGDRILTDWTLEWNTPLPWFPRISIPGWSELTVNAEGKISRHLDYWHCSPGQVLRQHFPGASPPKHPNL, from the coding sequence ATGACCCTTTTAGATATTCTCAGACAGGACTACCAATCCTTTCCCGAGGCGCAAACCTATGAGATTTACGCCGAGGATGTGTATTTCAAGGACCCCCTGAACGAGTTTCGGGGCTGCGATCGCTATCGCCAGAACATCAACTTCATCGCCACCTGGTTCAAGGCGGTGCATCTGGAGTTGCATGATATCCGCCAGGAGGGCGATCGCATCCTCACGGACTGGACGTTGGAGTGGAACACCCCCCTCCCCTGGTTTCCCCGCATCTCTATCCCCGGCTGGAGTGAACTGACGGTTAACGCCGAGGGCAAAATCAGCCGCCACCTTGACTACTGGCATTGTTCCCCTGGGCAGGTGCTACGACAGCATTTTCCCGGAGCCTCCCCCCCCAAGCATCCCAATCTCTGA
- a CDS encoding GAF domain-containing protein, translating into MPEASCAFDEHPNEAFKDLARLATYICHAPVAAIVFSNGRRQGVDAASAGQYRCWIKAALGLPPERFALCIDLCEVTLERDRLTVIEDLSQETPFRDRPFINSYPHYRFYCGIPLVSPKGTTVGTLCVLDNEPRQLDLNQRKALATLSRQATRSLRALRDFGTYFQRPAWQDMGHYVSPVPLTDHPYHVPLPVPSSSPSAADEAKAKFSQDETPNRFSILETITEAFFAVDRQWHILYLNRRAEKLWNISRQEVTDTTLWETFPDLIQSVFAQECHAAFETQSCRHFEEYYDPLGIWLEVRLHPEPQRLSIYFRDVTQYKKNETVLLEQSHLSSLVSAVSSALAQSQTLDESLDRSVNALETHLGAKTVGIWLAQADDPDTTTFDRTEKPLTLVQQSLTGDELPDLLFPKTTFLGASLLGWVAETREPYINNRLDCLAQDWHDNPNSARSGLDASVSDIETLGRWAQEQEIQGLVLYPLIVEERLLGVLLISAFHPWTEDAVGVLDWLSSTIGLSVDRAWAREALVNRRKSLLFRLAGQIRNSLDLDTILDTAVHEIRSWLQIDRCYYLWCSGQGESPLTLAVTHEACGKEDIPSFLGESFMSQADRLVPKIWQLETVQLNDLTQADEETRDFLEPLDVKAQLILPLGTRSGQFGAIACSHGNRRTWNDTEVELLQAVVDQLAIAIDQAELYAKTCAAALAAQTQARQLQEAMEHLKQTEAQLIQHEKMSSLGQMVAGIAHEINNPVNFITGNINHASTYVEDLLGLIDLYQRHVPNPPEEIEDEIEEIDLEFVEEDLPKLIDSMKMGAERIRQIVVSLRNFSRLDEADVKAVDIHEGIESTLLILHNRLKGKGELAPIRIIKYYGDLPKVKCFPGLLNQVFMNIVANAIDAVEDAGLRTPQSPETPTITICTETTCSGATPEAYACGKPDSVTIRIRDNGPGIKSQMLEKLFDPFFTTKSVGKGTGLGLSIGYQIIVEKHRGRIWCESEPGKGTEFLMQIPLHQPEFDL; encoded by the coding sequence ATGCCTGAAGCTTCCTGTGCGTTTGACGAACACCCAAATGAGGCGTTCAAGGATCTCGCACGACTTGCCACCTATATTTGTCATGCTCCAGTCGCGGCGATTGTCTTTAGTAATGGTAGGCGTCAGGGAGTAGACGCTGCCTCCGCCGGCCAGTATCGCTGTTGGATTAAAGCCGCCTTGGGACTACCACCAGAGCGGTTTGCCCTTTGTATCGACCTCTGTGAGGTGACCCTAGAGCGCGATCGCCTGACGGTGATAGAAGATCTCAGCCAAGAGACTCCGTTTCGCGATCGCCCCTTTATTAATAGTTATCCCCATTACCGCTTTTATTGCGGTATCCCCTTGGTTAGCCCCAAAGGCACGACCGTAGGAACCCTCTGTGTCCTGGACAACGAACCCCGTCAACTCGATTTAAACCAGCGCAAAGCCTTAGCCACCCTCAGCCGCCAAGCCACACGCTCCTTGCGGGCACTGCGAGACTTTGGGACCTACTTTCAACGTCCCGCCTGGCAAGACATGGGTCATTATGTCAGTCCAGTTCCCCTAACGGATCATCCCTATCACGTCCCCCTGCCGGTTCCCTCCTCCAGCCCCTCCGCCGCTGATGAGGCCAAAGCCAAGTTTTCTCAGGATGAAACCCCGAATCGCTTTAGCATCCTAGAAACCATTACCGAAGCCTTTTTCGCCGTCGATCGCCAATGGCATATCCTCTACCTCAACCGACGGGCCGAAAAACTCTGGAACATCAGCCGCCAGGAGGTCACCGATACGACTCTTTGGGAAACCTTCCCCGATTTAATCCAATCGGTGTTCGCCCAGGAATGTCACGCCGCCTTTGAAACTCAAAGCTGTCGCCACTTTGAAGAATACTACGACCCCTTAGGCATCTGGTTGGAGGTTCGTTTGCATCCCGAACCGCAGCGGTTATCGATTTATTTCCGGGATGTTACTCAATACAAGAAAAACGAGACGGTACTGCTCGAACAAAGTCACCTTTCAAGCCTCGTCAGTGCCGTCAGTAGCGCCCTGGCCCAAAGTCAAACCCTCGATGAAAGCCTCGATCGCAGTGTCAATGCCTTAGAAACACATCTCGGGGCCAAAACCGTGGGAATTTGGCTAGCACAAGCCGATGATCCTGATACCACAACCTTTGACCGTACCGAAAAACCCCTAACCCTGGTTCAACAAAGCCTGACGGGGGATGAACTCCCCGACCTGTTGTTCCCCAAGACCACATTCCTAGGGGCCTCCTTATTGGGTTGGGTGGCCGAGACTCGTGAACCTTACATTAACAATCGCCTGGATTGCCTGGCACAAGATTGGCACGACAACCCCAACTCCGCGAGATCTGGCTTAGATGCGTCCGTATCAGATATTGAGACGCTGGGACGCTGGGCCCAGGAACAGGAGATTCAGGGCTTGGTGCTCTATCCTCTCATTGTCGAGGAACGGCTCTTAGGGGTGCTACTGATTTCTGCTTTTCATCCCTGGACGGAAGATGCGGTGGGTGTTCTGGATTGGCTATCGAGTACCATTGGTTTATCTGTCGATCGCGCCTGGGCCCGAGAGGCCCTTGTCAATCGCCGTAAATCCTTGCTGTTTCGCCTCGCAGGACAAATCCGTAATTCCCTGGATCTCGATACCATCCTCGATACGGCCGTTCATGAGATTCGTAGTTGGCTGCAAATTGACCGCTGTTATTATCTCTGGTGTTCGGGACAGGGGGAGTCTCCCTTAACCCTAGCGGTGACCCATGAAGCCTGTGGCAAAGAAGATATTCCTAGCTTCTTGGGTGAGAGTTTTATGTCCCAGGCAGACCGGCTGGTTCCCAAGATTTGGCAGTTGGAAACGGTGCAGTTAAATGATCTGACTCAGGCCGATGAGGAGACACGGGACTTTTTAGAACCCTTGGATGTTAAGGCCCAGTTGATTTTACCCCTGGGGACGCGATCCGGGCAGTTTGGGGCGATCGCCTGTAGTCATGGAAATCGCCGCACCTGGAATGATACCGAGGTCGAACTCTTACAGGCGGTGGTCGATCAGTTGGCGATCGCCATTGATCAAGCCGAACTCTACGCCAAAACCTGTGCCGCGGCCTTGGCTGCACAAACCCAGGCCCGACAACTGCAAGAGGCGATGGAACACCTCAAGCAAACCGAGGCCCAACTGATTCAACATGAGAAAATGTCCAGTTTGGGGCAGATGGTGGCCGGGATTGCCCATGAAATCAATAACCCCGTCAACTTTATCACCGGCAACATCAACCACGCCAGCACCTATGTCGAAGACTTGTTGGGATTGATTGACCTCTATCAACGCCATGTTCCCAATCCTCCTGAGGAGATTGAGGACGAAATCGAAGAGATTGACCTAGAGTTTGTCGAAGAAGACTTACCGAAATTGATTGACTCGATGAAGATGGGGGCCGAACGCATCCGTCAGATTGTTGTCTCCCTGCGCAACTTCTCCCGTCTTGACGAGGCGGACGTGAAGGCCGTTGATATCCATGAAGGAATTGAAAGCACCCTCTTGATTCTCCATAACCGCCTGAAAGGGAAAGGAGAACTCGCACCGATCCGCATCATTAAGTATTACGGCGATTTGCCCAAAGTCAAGTGTTTTCCGGGACTCCTGAATCAGGTGTTTATGAACATTGTCGCCAATGCGATCGATGCCGTCGAGGATGCTGGCTTACGGACTCCTCAATCGCCGGAAACCCCGACCATCACCATTTGTACGGAAACAACTTGTAGCGGTGCAACTCCCGAGGCCTACGCCTGTGGGAAGCCGGATAGCGTCACCATTCGTATCCGTGATAATGGGCCAGGGATTAAGTCGCAGATGCTCGAAAAACTGTTTGACCCCTTTTTCACCACCAAGTCCGTGGGGAAAGGAACGGGGTTAGGCCTGTCTATTGGCTATCAGATTATTGTCGAGAAACACCGAGGACGAATTTGGTGTGAGTCGGAACCCGGGAAAGGAACTGAGTTCTTGATGCAGATTCCCCTGCATCAACCCGAGTTTGATCTCTAA
- a CDS encoding ArsA family ATPase: MRIILMTGKGGVGKTSVAAATGLQCAQKGYKTLVLSTDPAHSLADSFDQELSHEPRLIQENLWGAELDALVELAENWGSVQKYITQVLQARGLEGVQAEELAILPGMDEIFGLVRMKRHYDEGEYDVLIVDSAPTGTALRLLSLPEVGGWYMRRFYKPLQGISVALRPLVEPLFKPIAGFSLPDREVMDAPYEFYEQIEALEKVLTDNNQTTVRLVMNPERMVIKESLRAHAYLSLYNVATDLVIANRILPDNVTDPFFLRWKEQQQKYKQEIHENFHPLPVKEVPLYSEEMCGMEALQRLRDTLYGDEDPSQVYYKENTIRVIQEEGIYRLELYLPGITKDKIQLSKTGDELNICIGNHRRNLVLPQALAALQPSGAKMEEDYLRIQFS, encoded by the coding sequence ATGCGAATTATCCTCATGACGGGCAAAGGTGGCGTTGGTAAAACCTCCGTCGCCGCCGCCACCGGACTCCAATGTGCTCAGAAAGGCTATAAAACCCTGGTGCTGAGTACCGATCCGGCTCACTCCCTCGCCGATAGTTTTGACCAAGAACTCAGCCACGAACCGCGTCTGATTCAAGAGAATCTCTGGGGAGCTGAATTAGATGCGTTAGTCGAATTAGCCGAAAACTGGGGGTCAGTTCAGAAATACATCACCCAAGTGCTACAGGCCCGAGGCCTGGAGGGGGTACAGGCTGAGGAATTGGCGATTCTCCCTGGGATGGATGAGATTTTTGGCTTAGTGCGCATGAAACGCCACTATGACGAGGGGGAGTATGATGTTCTCATCGTCGATTCTGCGCCCACAGGAACCGCCCTAAGACTGCTCAGTTTGCCCGAGGTTGGGGGCTGGTATATGAGACGGTTTTACAAGCCGTTACAGGGCATTTCTGTGGCGCTACGTCCCCTCGTCGAACCCCTATTCAAACCCATCGCGGGCTTTTCCTTACCGGATCGAGAGGTGATGGATGCCCCCTATGAGTTTTATGAGCAAATTGAAGCCCTCGAAAAAGTCCTCACTGACAACAATCAAACCACCGTGCGCCTGGTGATGAATCCTGAGCGGATGGTGATTAAAGAATCCCTCCGCGCCCATGCTTATTTGAGTCTCTACAATGTGGCCACAGATTTGGTGATTGCCAACCGGATTTTACCCGACAATGTAACCGACCCCTTTTTCCTGCGCTGGAAGGAACAACAGCAGAAATATAAACAGGAAATTCACGAAAACTTCCATCCGTTACCGGTTAAAGAAGTCCCCTTGTATTCTGAGGAAATGTGCGGTATGGAAGCATTGCAACGCTTGCGAGATACCCTTTATGGGGATGAAGACCCCAGTCAGGTGTATTACAAAGAAAATACAATTCGGGTGATTCAGGAGGAAGGAATCTATCGTCTGGAATTGTATTTGCCGGGCATCACGAAGGACAAAATTCAACTGTCTAAAACCGGCGATGAGTTAAACATTTGCATCGGCAACCACCGGCGCAATCTGGTTCTGCCTCAAGCTCTGGCTGCCCTACAACCCTCGGGGGCGAAAATGGAGGAAGATTATTTGAGGATTCAGTTTAGTTAG